The following are encoded together in the Alphaproteobacteria bacterium genome:
- a CDS encoding glycosyltransferase family 4 protein → MPHFAFIDIAANYTGSSPLTDALGGTQAAVCHLGAALVKKGASVTLINQNRNAGVFSGLISVPPEKLDDSATLTQFDALIINGRWTQKLVQTLRKKTNAGTVTPLAGPVVPNSFLGTEASQQQNAERTAKPKIIAWMHEAAFNDPWILPLPDFDGFVFVSNWQKQTNAPLIPANAKVAVIPNGVEPAFHSLFSGNILHDKAPIAMYAGSTKRGLQLLPQIIPALKKQIPELTFEVYSDCNVDNDPTAQLQMRFELLGLSGVTHVDAVPQKDLPAKFKRASWFLSPNPYPETFCICLAEAMAAGCVPIITARAALPETAHGFGAQLPVSHANSVNMESGCVDVNAFIELAAQTIRKPRTEAQLRAQVDFVNSHYNWDNHADAWLAFITSGF, encoded by the coding sequence ATGCCCCATTTTGCCTTTATCGACATTGCCGCGAATTATACCGGTTCCAGTCCGTTAACGGATGCGTTGGGCGGCACGCAGGCTGCCGTGTGTCATCTGGGCGCGGCGCTGGTCAAAAAAGGCGCATCCGTCACCCTTATCAACCAGAATCGTAACGCGGGGGTTTTTTCCGGCCTCATCTCTGTGCCGCCCGAAAAACTGGACGATAGCGCAACCCTAACCCAATTCGATGCGCTGATTATCAATGGGCGCTGGACACAAAAATTGGTTCAAACGCTCAGAAAAAAAACTAACGCGGGAACGGTTACTCCGCTTGCAGGGCCGGTTGTGCCCAATTCATTTTTGGGCACAGAGGCTTCGCAACAACAAAACGCAGAGCGAACGGCGAAACCAAAAATAATTGCTTGGATGCACGAGGCTGCGTTTAACGACCCGTGGATTTTACCGCTGCCCGATTTTGATGGCTTTGTATTCGTAAGTAACTGGCAAAAACAAACCAATGCACCGCTTATTCCGGCAAACGCAAAAGTTGCGGTTATCCCCAATGGGGTTGAACCTGCATTTCATTCGCTATTCAGCGGTAATATTCTGCACGATAAAGCGCCAATCGCGATGTATGCTGGCAGCACCAAGCGCGGGTTACAGCTTTTGCCGCAGATTATTCCCGCGCTTAAAAAGCAAATTCCCGAACTGACCTTCGAGGTTTATTCCGATTGTAATGTCGATAACGACCCGACCGCGCAATTGCAAATGCGCTTTGAATTGTTGGGACTTTCAGGCGTAACGCATGTCGATGCCGTGCCGCAAAAAGATTTGCCCGCAAAATTCAAACGCGCCTCTTGGTTCTTATCGCCTAATCCATACCCTGAAACTTTCTGCATTTGCCTGGCGGAAGCGATGGCGGCAGGCTGCGTTCCCATCATCACTGCGCGTGCAGCATTGCCTGAAACCGCGCATGGCTTTGGCGCGCAATTACCGGTCTCTCATGCAAACAGTGTAAATATGGAAAGCGGGTGCGTGGATGTGAATGCGTTTATCGAACTAGCTGCGCAAACCATCCGCAAACCGCGCACGGAGGCACAGCTTCGCGCGCAAGTTGATTTTGTGAATTCACATTATAACTGGGACAACCACGCTGATGCGTGGCTGGCGTTTATTACCTCGGGCTTTTAA
- the atpH gene encoding ATP synthase F1 subunit delta, whose amino-acid sequence MTDNISGATFSGKPLPVVATRYANALYLLASERSQLQMVEKELRAFQGLLNSSAELMRFITSPLLRRDVIVKGLDALFVKANISGLAQQFFHVVVKNGRAAAIPTVIQAFLNIVAQARGEVVAEVTAAHPLTDAQKEMIASALQNSLSAKGVKKIVIADRVDSSVLGGMMVQIGSSLYDGTIKGKLQKLSQVLKASRAA is encoded by the coding sequence GTGACTGATAATATTTCCGGTGCGACTTTTTCAGGAAAACCACTTCCCGTGGTGGCCACCCGTTATGCCAACGCGTTGTACCTGCTCGCGAGCGAGCGCAGCCAATTGCAAATGGTCGAAAAAGAATTGCGCGCATTCCAAGGCTTGTTGAACTCCAGCGCAGAACTGATGCGCTTTATCACCAGCCCATTGTTGCGCCGTGATGTGATTGTAAAAGGGCTTGATGCACTTTTTGTGAAAGCGAATATTTCCGGGCTTGCCCAGCAATTTTTCCATGTGGTTGTTAAAAACGGCCGCGCGGCTGCCATTCCAACGGTTATTCAGGCGTTCCTGAATATTGTTGCACAAGCGCGCGGCGAAGTGGTTGCCGAAGTGACCGCAGCGCATCCGCTGACCGACGCGCAAAAGGAAATGATTGCCAGCGCGCTGCAAAACAGCTTATCCGCCAAAGGCGTGAAGAAGATTGTGATTGCTGACAGGGTCGATAGCTCGGTATTGGGCGGCATGATGGTGCAAATTGGTTCATCCCTTTATGACGGCACCATCAAGGGTAAGCTGCAAAAATTATCACAAGTATTAAAGGCCAGCAGGGCTGCTTAA
- the atpA gene encoding F0F1 ATP synthase subunit alpha yields MELNAAEISNVLKNQIAAEAQNADWTEVGQVLSVGDGVARVYGLANVRAGEMVEFITASGGIKGMALNLEADNVGVVIFGSDRDIKEGDKVKRTGAIVEVPVGKGLLGRVVDALGNPIDGKGPLKDVKMTRVEVKAPGIMPRKSVHEPMQTGLKAIDTLVPVGRGQRELIIGDRQTGKTAVAIDTILNQKTVNAGTDESKKLYCVYVAIGQKRSTIAQIVKTLEDAGALQYTIIVAASASDPAPMQFLAPYTGCAAGEFFRDNGMHGLMIYDDLSKQAVAYRQMSLLLRRPPGREAYPGDVFYLHSRLLERAAKLNEKNGAGSLTALPIIETQAGDVSAYIPTNVISITDGQIFLETGLFYKGIRPAINVGISVSRVGSAAQTKAMKKVAGSIKLELAQYREMAAFAQFSSDLDATTQRLLNRGARLTELLKQPQYSPLPFEEQVVVIYAGVKGYTDKIAVGDIVRYEGALLRELRGRGADVLTAIRTDADIKPETETKLKAFLEDFNKSFA; encoded by the coding sequence ATGGAACTTAACGCTGCTGAAATTTCAAATGTTCTGAAAAACCAGATTGCCGCTGAAGCGCAAAACGCCGACTGGACCGAAGTGGGTCAGGTGTTATCGGTGGGTGACGGTGTTGCCCGCGTATATGGTCTTGCTAATGTGCGCGCTGGTGAAATGGTGGAATTCATCACCGCTTCCGGTGGCATTAAAGGCATGGCGCTGAACCTTGAAGCCGACAATGTTGGTGTTGTTATCTTTGGTTCGGACAGAGACATTAAAGAAGGCGATAAAGTAAAACGTACAGGTGCGATCGTGGAAGTGCCCGTGGGCAAGGGTTTGCTGGGCCGCGTGGTTGACGCGCTGGGTAACCCGATTGATGGCAAAGGCCCATTAAAAGATGTGAAGATGACCCGCGTGGAAGTAAAAGCGCCGGGCATTATGCCCCGTAAATCGGTGCACGAACCCATGCAAACGGGATTGAAGGCGATTGATACCTTGGTTCCCGTTGGTCGTGGTCAACGCGAATTGATCATCGGTGACCGCCAAACCGGTAAGACCGCCGTTGCGATTGATACTATTTTGAACCAAAAGACCGTCAACGCTGGAACAGATGAATCCAAGAAACTGTACTGCGTTTATGTGGCGATCGGCCAGAAGCGTTCCACCATCGCGCAGATCGTAAAGACATTGGAAGATGCAGGCGCATTGCAATACACCATTATTGTTGCAGCTTCCGCTTCCGACCCAGCGCCGATGCAGTTCCTCGCGCCTTATACCGGTTGCGCAGCGGGTGAATTCTTCCGCGACAATGGCATGCACGGGCTGATGATTTATGACGATTTGTCGAAACAAGCTGTGGCGTATCGCCAAATGTCCTTGCTGCTTCGCCGCCCGCCCGGCCGTGAAGCATATCCGGGCGACGTGTTCTACTTACACTCCCGTTTGCTGGAACGTGCTGCGAAATTGAATGAAAAGAACGGCGCAGGGTCATTGACCGCCTTGCCGATTATTGAAACCCAAGCCGGCGACGTTTCCGCCTATATTCCAACCAACGTGATTTCGATTACCGACGGCCAGATTTTCTTGGAAACCGGTTTGTTCTATAAGGGTATCCGTCCCGCGATTAACGTGGGTATCTCGGTATCCCGCGTGGGCTCGGCCGCACAAACCAAGGCGATGAAGAAAGTTGCGGGTTCGATTAAACTGGAACTTGCGCAATACCGCGAAATGGCAGCCTTCGCCCAGTTCTCATCCGATTTGGATGCGACCACCCAGCGGTTGCTCAACCGCGGCGCACGCTTGACCGAATTGCTGAAGCAACCACAATACTCCCCATTGCCATTCGAAGAACAGGTTGTGGTGATTTATGCAGGCGTAAAAGGCTATACCGATAAAATTGCGGTTGGCGATATCGTCCGCTATGAAGGCGCGTTGCTGCGTGAACTGCGTGGCCGTGGCGCCGATGTGCTGACCGCCATTCGCACCGATGCAGATATTAAACCAGAAACCGAAACCAAGTTGAAAGCGTTCCTGGAAGATTTCAATAAGTCGTTTGCTTAA
- a CDS encoding N-formylglutamate amidohydrolase translates to MLTHTYREARQSTPFLIVCDHASAVLPDEFGPNAISAQDAARHISHDIGAAEVTKLLGAHLPAHTFTAEISRLVVDLNRAGDCADVIPEISDGTDLPFNKNLSEAERSIRLMRYHLPYHLALASIAKAHHDKHAEKSLGILVHSFTPCLTCIEHPRPWHIGLLWRDDERTAQRLKLWFEHHTDYVVGDNEPYTAFSDASYTMRKHFGAHGIPHIAIEIRQDLISNTDGQEKMAKVLAEAFKAVQLQQ, encoded by the coding sequence ATGCTTACCCATACCTACCGTGAAGCCCGTCAATCCACGCCATTCCTGATCGTTTGCGATCACGCCAGCGCGGTATTACCCGACGAATTCGGACCCAATGCCATCAGCGCGCAAGATGCCGCACGCCATATCAGCCATGATATTGGCGCCGCTGAAGTCACAAAGCTTTTGGGCGCGCATTTACCCGCGCATACCTTTACCGCAGAAATTTCCCGTCTGGTGGTTGATTTGAACCGCGCCGGCGATTGCGCCGATGTCATACCGGAAATTTCCGATGGCACCGATCTGCCCTTCAATAAAAACCTGTCGGAAGCAGAGCGCAGTATTCGTTTAATGCGCTATCATTTGCCCTATCATCTTGCGCTGGCTTCGATTGCCAAGGCGCATCATGACAAACACGCCGAAAAATCCTTAGGCATTCTGGTGCACAGCTTCACGCCATGCCTCACCTGCATTGAACATCCACGCCCGTGGCATATTGGCCTGTTGTGGCGTGATGATGAACGTACTGCGCAGCGTTTGAAATTGTGGTTTGAACACCATACCGATTATGTAGTGGGTGATAACGAACCCTATACCGCGTTTTCCGATGCCAGTTACACGATGCGCAAGCATTTTGGCGCACATGGCATTCCGCACATTGCCATCGAAATCCGTCAGGATCTGATCAGCAATACGGATGGTCAGGAAAAAATGGCGAAGGTACTTGCGGAAGCCTTTAAAGCTGTTCAGTTGCAACAATAA
- a CDS encoding aldehyde dehydrogenase family protein — MSVSPAPRSEPRLSVNLDAQALAQSLSGKNYINGQLVGSVSGKTFDVVSPATRQVVGKAAYGEKADVDAAVKSAKSAQKEWAKLTPRERGRMVAECGRLLEVHAEELARLVCLETGKALRTECRPESKVLTDAFEMFGGLGSEIKGETVPHKTDMLVMTMREPVGIIGAIIPWNVPMMLLSLKVCPALVAGNAVVVKSAEEAPLAVLRIAQLCGQILPPGIFNMLSGMGPECGAPLAQHKDVGKVSFTGSVETGKIVYKYAAERMATATMELGGKSPMIIMQDADLDRAVEGAANGMRFTRCGQSCTAASRIFVHETLHDAFVEKLKAKVDAMKMGDPFDETTDIGTIISPGQFEKVKNYISVGEATAGGKAIRCSALPSDAKLKDGFYVQPVLFVGLDNNSKLAREEIFGPVTCIIKFKTYAEVLAAANDSEYGLAATIWTKDLKTAMDAAHKLEAGFVQVNQNVVVQPGLSYGGFKQSGIGKEATLEAMLEHFTKKKTVLINLN, encoded by the coding sequence ATGTCGGTTTCCCCAGCACCCCGTTCCGAACCACGGTTAAGCGTTAATCTGGATGCGCAGGCGCTAGCGCAAAGTCTATCGGGTAAGAATTATATTAATGGGCAATTGGTCGGCAGTGTTTCAGGAAAAACATTCGATGTTGTTTCCCCCGCCACGCGCCAAGTAGTTGGCAAAGCCGCATACGGCGAAAAGGCCGATGTGGATGCTGCGGTGAAATCGGCAAAGTCCGCACAAAAGGAATGGGCCAAGCTCACGCCGCGTGAACGCGGACGCATGGTTGCAGAATGCGGCAGATTATTGGAAGTGCACGCCGAAGAATTGGCGCGGCTGGTGTGTTTGGAAACCGGCAAGGCGCTGCGCACCGAATGCCGACCTGAAAGCAAGGTATTGACCGATGCATTTGAAATGTTCGGCGGCTTGGGCAGCGAGATAAAAGGCGAAACCGTACCGCATAAAACCGATATGCTCGTGATGACCATGCGTGAACCCGTAGGCATTATCGGCGCGATCATTCCGTGGAATGTGCCGATGATGCTGTTATCGCTAAAAGTATGCCCGGCATTGGTTGCGGGGAATGCGGTGGTTGTCAAATCCGCCGAGGAAGCGCCATTAGCAGTGTTGCGTATTGCCCAATTATGCGGACAAATTTTGCCGCCGGGTATTTTCAACATGCTGTCTGGCATGGGGCCGGAATGCGGTGCGCCATTGGCCCAACATAAGGATGTGGGCAAGGTGAGCTTTACGGGGTCGGTTGAAACCGGAAAGATCGTTTACAAATATGCAGCCGAACGCATGGCAACCGCCACGATGGAACTTGGCGGTAAAAGCCCGATGATCATCATGCAGGATGCGGATTTGGACCGCGCGGTGGAAGGGGCAGCAAATGGCATGCGTTTCACGCGTTGCGGTCAAAGCTGCACCGCGGCATCACGCATTTTCGTGCATGAGACCTTGCACGATGCCTTCGTTGAAAAATTGAAGGCCAAGGTGGACGCCATGAAAATGGGCGACCCGTTCGATGAAACGACCGATATCGGTACCATCATTTCACCGGGCCAGTTCGAAAAAGTGAAAAATTATATCAGCGTTGGCGAAGCAACGGCAGGCGGCAAAGCCATTCGCTGCTCTGCATTGCCCAGCGATGCCAAATTGAAAGACGGGTTCTATGTGCAGCCGGTATTGTTTGTGGGGCTGGATAACAATAGCAAGCTGGCGCGCGAAGAAATTTTTGGCCCCGTAACCTGCATCATTAAATTCAAAACCTATGCGGAAGTATTGGCAGCGGCAAATGACAGTGAATATGGTTTAGCCGCAACCATTTGGACCAAGGATTTGAAAACCGCGATGGATGCCGCGCATAAACTGGAAGCCGGATTTGTGCAGGTGAACCAGAATGTGGTGGTGCAGCCCGGCCTTTCCTATGGCGGGTTCAAGCAATCGGGTATCGGCAAGGAAGCCACGCTGGAAGCGATGCTGGAGCATTTCACCAAGAAGAAAACGGTACTCATCAATTTGAATTAG
- a CDS encoding DUF1178 family protein has translation MIKFRLRCGNGHEYDSMFNSGDAFDKLQRAKKLVCEVCGDKRIEKGIMAPAIRTGSKSDQLAELDAIEAQDVLLVPDVGNIAECIEAADDGDPVARKLLSGPVTGHYSDEDLPLLKERGTFITGPHADDDKVIEHEPKERKRVSKARRPSASTKSDAKKKPKKTVRRDVN, from the coding sequence ATGATTAAATTTAGATTACGCTGCGGCAACGGCCATGAATATGACAGCATGTTCAACAGCGGCGATGCATTCGATAAACTACAAAGGGCCAAGAAACTGGTCTGCGAAGTATGCGGTGATAAGCGTATCGAGAAAGGCATCATGGCGCCCGCCATCCGTACAGGCAGTAAATCAGATCAACTCGCCGAACTTGATGCAATTGAAGCGCAAGATGTTTTACTCGTTCCCGATGTTGGTAACATCGCCGAATGCATAGAAGCTGCTGATGATGGTGACCCGGTTGCGCGAAAATTGCTGAGCGGTCCGGTCACGGGACATTATTCTGACGAAGACTTACCTCTGCTTAAAGAGCGTGGCACCTTCATCACCGGCCCACATGCCGATGATGATAAAGTTATCGAACATGAACCCAAGGAACGTAAGCGCGTAAGCAAAGCCCGCCGACCATCGGCGTCAACAAAATCAGACGCAAAAAAGAAGCCGAAGAAAACAGTTCGCCGTGATGTGAACTAA
- a CDS encoding penicillin acylase family protein, which translates to MMKKTTAVLTGFALLIALPIIALACWFIYLTCPSIGTQTTDAVIAETRIYRYAHGVPHIFANNLNDGYAALGYLHASDRLFQMEMMRRAGTGRLAEILGADLINYDKKMRALGFYALVKPYYDGLSNDTKAALDAYARGVNAYMRKGKFPAEFALLNFKPAPWNPWDGLVWAKMMAWQLSGNVEDEILREQLVQKGWSREQINALYPAMDKNVPTTIKPFEWARSVKIKAEASVPKIPVEVPQQAALPSMLPTMADAFERLPHTASNAYVISGAHTKTNTPILANDPHLQLQSPILWYLARIITPELELKGATAPGIPFFPLGQNGHVAWGFTTSNIDVQDITYIDDAAKNLQLRPETIHVKGAPDVKMLVEENDAGVVLSGIVPAITAITPPHKKALLQFTAFNKSDRTAQALYQINTATSAAGIEAALKDYSVPPQNLVYADRDGRIGYAAVGTVPRRSGDGFLASQNKFWQGVYAQTPRLKDPQQGVMMTANQAIVSDKACAQFSCAFSRDWAEPYRAMRLEKWFDERLTAQTKFDVREASGAMLDTVSEATLRFLPVLLRNMEARNEPEKQIIAALAKWDGRMERDSPLPLIYHAWLDALMTNIFGANYTDDTMWPRMWALEAQLLPDVTIRSAFDTALNDLTKRHGAAWRTWRWGDDHKAPLKHLLWSHVPLIGDITSLATETDGDGWTLRRAAPGDYTRPFTVEHGAGYRGVYDVAQPAQSLFIIAGGESGQIFAKHYGDLRTPWNKGEFITLTGDEHALQKLGAVLLTLQPQTINP; encoded by the coding sequence ATGATGAAGAAAACCACGGCGGTATTAACCGGTTTTGCGTTATTAATAGCACTGCCTATTATTGCGCTTGCCTGCTGGTTTATTTATTTAACCTGCCCATCCATCGGCACGCAAACCACGGATGCAGTCATTGCTGAAACGCGCATTTACCGGTATGCGCATGGCGTGCCGCATATTTTTGCGAATAATTTAAATGATGGCTATGCGGCGTTGGGATATTTGCATGCCAGTGATCGTTTATTCCAGATGGAAATGATGCGCAGGGCAGGCACCGGACGCCTTGCTGAAATTCTTGGCGCTGACTTAATCAACTACGACAAGAAAATGCGTGCGCTGGGATTTTATGCATTAGTGAAGCCGTATTACGATGGTTTATCGAATGATACGAAGGCGGCATTGGATGCCTATGCGCGGGGCGTAAATGCATATATGCGCAAAGGAAAATTCCCCGCCGAATTCGCATTACTGAATTTCAAACCCGCGCCATGGAATCCATGGGATGGGTTGGTTTGGGCCAAGATGATGGCCTGGCAGCTCAGCGGTAATGTTGAAGATGAAATTTTGCGCGAGCAGTTAGTGCAAAAAGGCTGGAGCCGCGAACAAATCAACGCGCTGTATCCCGCGATGGATAAAAACGTGCCCACAACAATAAAGCCGTTCGAATGGGCGCGCAGTGTAAAAATAAAAGCAGAAGCATCTGTGCCGAAAATTCCAGTGGAAGTGCCGCAACAAGCCGCGTTGCCCAGCATGTTGCCGACCATGGCGGATGCGTTTGAACGTCTGCCGCATACGGCATCAAATGCTTATGTGATTTCCGGCGCGCATACCAAAACCAACACACCGATTTTGGCGAATGACCCGCATCTGCAATTGCAGTCGCCCATTCTTTGGTATCTTGCGCGTATCATCACGCCCGAATTGGAATTGAAAGGCGCGACCGCGCCCGGCATTCCATTTTTCCCGCTGGGGCAAAATGGTCATGTGGCGTGGGGCTTTACCACATCGAATATCGATGTGCAGGATATTACGTATATCGATGATGCGGCAAAGAACCTGCAGCTGCGCCCAGAAACCATTCATGTGAAAGGCGCGCCAGATGTAAAAATGCTGGTGGAAGAAAATGATGCGGGCGTTGTGCTCAGCGGTATTGTGCCCGCGATAACCGCAATTACGCCGCCCCATAAAAAAGCCCTGCTGCAATTCACCGCATTTAACAAAAGCGATCGCACCGCGCAGGCGCTGTATCAGATAAACACTGCGACGAGCGCTGCGGGAATTGAAGCAGCGCTGAAGGACTATTCCGTGCCGCCGCAAAATCTGGTCTATGCCGATAGGGATGGACGCATCGGGTATGCCGCGGTGGGCACTGTGCCGCGCCGAAGCGGGGATGGATTTCTCGCCAGCCAAAACAAATTCTGGCAGGGCGTGTATGCGCAAACCCCGCGCTTGAAAGACCCGCAGCAAGGCGTGATGATGACTGCCAATCAAGCCATCGTGAGCGATAAGGCCTGCGCGCAATTCAGCTGTGCTTTTTCGCGGGATTGGGCCGAACCCTACCGCGCCATGCGATTGGAAAAATGGTTTGATGAAAGATTAACTGCGCAGACAAAGTTTGATGTGCGTGAGGCCAGCGGCGCGATGCTGGATACTGTATCTGAGGCAACCTTGCGGTTTCTTCCGGTATTGCTGCGCAATATGGAAGCGCGCAACGAACCCGAAAAGCAAATCATCGCCGCGCTTGCCAAATGGGATGGCCGGATGGAGCGGGATAGCCCTTTGCCGTTGATTTATCATGCTTGGCTTGATGCGCTGATGACGAATATATTCGGCGCGAATTATACCGATGACACGATGTGGCCGCGTATGTGGGCGCTGGAAGCACAGCTGCTGCCTGATGTCACTATTCGCAGCGCCTTTGATACGGCATTAAACGATTTAACAAAACGTCATGGCGCGGCATGGCGCACATGGCGCTGGGGCGATGATCATAAAGCACCGCTTAAACATCTGTTGTGGTCACATGTGCCATTAATTGGCGACATCACGTCACTGGCAACAGAAACCGATGGCGATGGTTGGACATTGCGCCGCGCGGCGCCGGGGGATTACACACGCCCGTTTACGGTGGAGCATGGCGCGGGCTATCGCGGTGTGTATGATGTGGCGCAGCCAGCGCAATCCCTGTTTATCATTGCGGGCGGCGAAAGCGGACAGATTTTTGCAAAGCATTATGGTGATTTGCGAACGCCATGGAATAAGGGGGAGTTCATCACGCTGACCGGCGATGAACACGCGCTACAAAAGCTTGGCGCAGTGCTGCTGACCTTACAACCGCAGACAATTAATCCGTAA
- a CDS encoding flavin reductase family protein, with protein sequence MSIDSTLFREALGSLPAGVSVITAHHKGDAIGITVSSFTSLSLHPPLILFCLDLKSKSRDAFKPRKKFAVNILSDAQKHLAQHFAATGKKSWDAAPYEETKPGTKNSVRLLKNSIASLSCTVTKNIKSGDHVIIIGKVDACSAVDKQARPLLYWRRHYHALGNITD encoded by the coding sequence ATGAGTATCGATTCTACACTTTTCCGTGAAGCTTTAGGCTCCCTCCCCGCTGGCGTGTCGGTGATCACTGCGCATCACAAAGGTGATGCGATTGGGATTACAGTCAGTTCCTTCACTTCGCTCTCGCTGCATCCACCGCTGATTTTATTTTGTCTCGATCTGAAATCCAAAAGCCGTGATGCATTTAAACCACGCAAAAAATTTGCCGTGAATATATTAAGCGATGCGCAAAAACACCTTGCGCAACATTTTGCTGCGACTGGAAAAAAATCATGGGATGCGGCGCCATACGAAGAAACCAAACCCGGTACAAAAAACAGTGTGCGCCTTCTAAAAAATTCCATCGCCTCGCTTTCCTGTACCGTTACCAAAAATATAAAAAGCGGTGACCATGTGATTATTATTGGCAAAGTCGATGCGTGTTCTGCGGTAGATAAGCAGGCACGTCCCTTGCTGTATTGGCGCAGGCATTATCATGCGCTTGGTAATATTACGGATTAA